The following nucleotide sequence is from Synechococcus sp. KORDI-52.
ATAACTCACGCTTCTTTTGGTCTCTCGCCAACAACGGTGTCAACTCTCAAAATGCACGGCACCTCCTCGATGCCTTCAGCCATGGATGACGTTCATCTCGATCCGTCGCGTGCATCATGCTCCTCAATCTGCTCAGCCCTGCTTCCTCACTCATCGCAGCTTTCCTCGCTCGCTCAAATGGCACTCCACCCCTCTGAAACTCATGCGCAATCGTGTCCGCATGACCCGTTCGGTTCCAACACGCGTCATCAGCAATCCATCTGATGGTGTGCAATGCAATCGGCCAACGGCTGATCCATTCCCGCAATATCTCTGCCTGCTGCAGGTTGCTCGCTCCTAACCCTGCATTCCAATCAGGTTCACCAGCACGGGTTGACTTGCTCAGATAACACTCGTCAATGGCAAAGAGTGAACCCTTCGGCAGCATTGGGTGATTCGTGATGAACAACGTCGCGCAGCTCGGTGCAGCAATGCCCCAGTCGAAGCTGATCAGATACTGCGCATTCGCCGGCAGCACCAAGCATTCATATCCAATGACCACCTTCAACGTTTGGGTGCTAGTGATCCTGCTGTTTCCACTGAATCCGCTGCTGAATGATGTTGTCGGTCATGAATCAAGCTTTGCCAGCTTTGACAACGTATTCATCGCACCAATGGCGTTGTGATACTGCCCAGCCTTCATTGACTGCTTTATGATTGTCTTGCAGGTATGAATACATTCCGCCAAGACTTGTGGTCGCTCTTGGTCGATGTCTTGAATAATGACCTTCCTAGCTTCTGCGATGTAATTCTCAGCCATCCTGGAGGTAAGCCCCCATTCGACCGAAGCGTACCGAATCAGATCTGAGTTGACAGCACCGTTCGAGATAAGGCGCACGAAGGTATCAACGCGCCTTGCTTTTTCGACTTTGGTGCACTTCTTAGCCATCGGTTACATCATGCCTCGGACGTTCAGGCGTTGGGGTCGATGTCTTGGTGTTTACCGAGTACGACAGCTTCCGCGATGAGTTGAGCGTTGTAGGTAGCGATGTGGACGACCTTTTCAATGCCGTGGCGCATTGCACCTCAAGGTGTTCAGCGTCCAAGAGGTCAAGGTTGCTGAGCATCAGCTTGAGCTTTGCCTTATCAGTTTCAGAATCAGGTGATGTGGCGCTGTTGAATCCAGAGGCAATGCTTCCGTACATGACCAAGCGGTCGTGAATTTCGCGTTTGAGTTGTTGAAGCTGTTTGGTGGGGTCAGTCATTGATCGAGGGTGAGGGTGAGGTCGAGGGGGCTCTGCTGCCTGTGGGCTCTGTCCGCCGCTATCCGGCATTGGTATTGGCGGTCAGATTCGTTAGGTCGTAGTCGGGAGGGTGGAGTGAGGTTTAGGGGTTGCATGAGGAAGTTGAAGCGTGATGAGAGTGGCTGCCGGCGAGAGATCACCATCCAGGGCACTCCTCGGCGTTATCCGCCGACTCAGCCCAATCAGGTAATTCCTCGCGCGTAGATACGCTTTCGTACCGAAACCCCTCCTCTAATCCCTCTCTCTCACTGGGATCTCTCTCTGTACTGAAAGTGTGCTATTTGTACTGATTGGTGTCTGTATCTGAGGGATTTTCAGCAGTATCAGTACAGGTATTTATGGGGGAACTTCCGGCCCAGAAGTAGAGGTAGGCGGGTCGACCACCGCTTGGGTTACCGAGTTTCCGGCCAACAGGGACTGATGGCTTCTCGAACAGCTCACGACATAACCGTCGTGCGTAATCGGCATTGCCGAGCTGAAGCCGGTCATTAACCGTCTTGGGGTCTAGTGCTGCGCCATTGGCTCCACGGAGATAGGCGACAACACGATCACGGGCTGACTTGATCTGATTGAGCGTGATGCTTTGACCAGCCATGCCTCGATAGGTGAGGCGTTTGTCTTCGTCGTTGCCCTCGAATTGATAGGTGACGCGACCATCAACCAGACCGCTGCGTGATTTGAGATTGCGGAGGTTGAAGACTGGTTCGGGGTTGCCGCCTTCACGGGCCTGCCAGAGGCCCCAGGCCTCAGACGAGCCGTTGTAGACGTAAGCGGTGCCGAAGATGTCTTCCTTGGTGATTTCGGTGCGTTTGATGTTGCCTTTGACGACGTGGTGAAGGCAGATGATCGTGAGGCCAAGTTCAGCAGCGAGCTGATTAAGCCGATAGATCAGGAGACCGAATTCAGCGTCCTTAGGGCTGATTTGACCACCAGCGATGGTCATGAGGGAATCAAGGACGAGGAGCTTTGCGCCGGTCTCTATGACCCACCCACGCAGCTCGGGAAACATCATTGGGCTGAATTGCCATTTGATGGTCAGAGCACCTTTCTCGGGACGTAGGCCGAGCACTTTGAATTTGCGCTTGGCGTCGGTCTTTGATTCATCCATTTGGATGATCAGTGCCGGTGCCTTTTGGCATTGGAACTGGCCAGCGAACTTGGAGCCGTTAGTGACGGCTTCAGCGATCTGATACGCGGTGTTGGACTTACCGGCGAAGCCTTCAGCAGCGATTAGGACCAGACCAGAGGGAAAGAGGTCGTCAACCAACGGGGCTAGGTCTTCGTCGTCTTCAGCCATGAGGTCATCGAATGATTCCTCGGCTTTGGGTGCCTTGGCTTCAGAGAGCTGACGGACCAAGGTTTCAAATTCCGTTCGACCTAGGTCCAGCTCTGAACGCAGCGTGATGAGAGCCACGGAGCGTGTGGCCACATCGGGGATGGCATCGATTTGATCCAGTCCACGGTCGAGACGTTTTTTGAGTGACTCGGCATCGCGGAGGAACTCATCACGGATGTCGCCCTGCGCTTCGCCTGATGGCTGCGCTACGGGCTTGTCGCCAATGCCCTTGAGGATGTGATCAACAGTGGCGCCGGTTTGAATCCAATCAGCAATATCCAGACCACCGGTTGATGGCATGGAGCCATTCCATTCAGCGGTGTTAGGGAAGGGGAAGAGCCATTGGCAACCAGGGTGTGCCTCGGCCACCTGTTCCATGTGAGCCATGCCGGGTTTATCCCGATCAGGGACCAGCACGAGGCGATCCGCAGGGATATGACCTGCATCACGTTCTGGCTTGAACTTGCCTGCTCCGCCGATGCTGGTGATAGCGAACAGCCCCAGCGCACGAAGAGCATCAACACAGGGTTCACCTTCAACCCAGAAGATGTGTGGTGTGCCGTCCTGGAGGGCTTGCAGTGCTTCGGGTAGGCCGTAAGGCAGGACCTTGTCTTTGACCTCTGCAGGGCCATATCCGTTGATCAGTGATTCTTGCCAGATCTTGCGTTTGCCTTGCCCGTCATCAGTGCGATGGACGGTTAGGGCCGGTTCATTGCGTTCAAGGGTGACTGGGGTGAAGTAATCCCAGCTGCGGCGTTGCGCGGGGCGGACTGATTTAGTGCTGACCTTTGATTGGCTTACAGCTGGCGAGAGAGTTTCACGGACCTTGCGCTTACCGGCTTCGGTGTTGGCGCAATCGCAGCTGAAGGTTCCCCATCGCCCGTAGGAGTCGGACTTGGAGTTGAGGTTGACCTTGAAATTCGGGGCGCCGCAGGCAGGGCATTTGAAGGAGTGATCACCGCGTGGGTCGTTCTTACCGCCATCAGGTTCGAGCGCATCCCAGTGATCAAGGATGTTGAAGGCGCCCATCAGATGACTTCCTCCCGCAGGGCTGCGGGGCGGTATTTCTTGCCCATGGCCTTGATGCGTTGGCCATCACGGTCGGAGTCGAGAGTCATCTGGCCGGTGAGCACCAGATGCTTCTGGACGGAGATGCCGTGCCAATCGGCTGAAGCCTTGCGGGCTTCGATCAGTGCAGTGGTGTCGTTCATGCGCCCACCTCCGCAGCCCATGCCGCTGTGGTGCGTTGCAGGTGCCATTGCCATGGCGCTTGATCGGCAGGTGTCTTGCGGCGGTAGTGCCGGCCCTCGATCAGGAATTCGTGCTTGAGGCGGTAGTGCGAAAGCGTCCTAGGGGAAAGCCCCAGCGCCTTCGCCATCTCCTGGGTGGAGACCCAGGTCCGGTCTTCGGACATTGTTGAGGTTGCGGATGTCGACCGCATTGCCCGGTCTCTGACCTAGGGCGAGCAGGGGCCACGGACCCCAGTTGCTTGTGCTCGGCCAACAGTTCGACTCAGCTCCCGAAGGCGGTTGGGGCCACGGACCACCAATCCCAGAAAACTGACCGAGTCGCTTATCAGCTGTTCAAACACTAACCAGGCTGCCAACTCCGGCAACTCTGTGCCGGCATAGATGGCAAAAAGCATGAGCGATGGGTCAGATGTGCTCCAACACATCCTCTGCTTTGCACCACTCGTAAGAGTCGATATGCGTCTGAAGGCTGTGGCCCATCGCCACGCTCATTGGTTCAGGGTGACGTCCAACGCGGTGCCCGCGAAGTGAGTAGGCGTTACGGAAGGAATAGCCACGCAGCCATTCACCGCAATCGGCGTACTGCTTTTTCAGTTCCACCCAGACCGGCTGACGGTCAAGGAAAGTGCGCAGGGCGTACTTGTTCCCGACCATGTCTGGCAGAGGCAGCTGGCCAATCGACATAGCGCCAACCAGGTTCCACTCCACCTGATCACCAGATGTGGCAGTGAGAGGCAGAGGCATCAACCAGCGAGGCTTGGTCTGCCCTTTTTTGTTGACCTTCACGCGTGGGCAATAGAGCGCAGGTTCACCGGTCGTTGGGTGCTCACGAACCACAACGCTGTTGACCTCAACCGGGCGAAGGCCATACAGGCTCATCAGAGCAATGGCATTCCACCAACGCTGTCCAGCGTCAGTCTCCGGGAGTGAATCCATCAGGCGAAGAATTTCAGTGTCTGATGGACAAGCAACCTCCCGACGTTTGGCAGCAGGACCACGAAGCGTCTTGGCGGCACGATCAGTCAAGGTCCAACTTGCAGCCGGCATGTGGTGATCTTCAACGCAAAATTCGAGGAACTTGCGCAGAGAATCAATTGCTTTTTTGCGTTCACCGGGCTTGTCTGGCCAGGTCTTCACCACAGCGCCGACCAAAGCCTTGGCATTAGGTGGAGCGTTGGCGCCGGTCAGTAATTCAATGGCGCGATCCAAATAGGGCTTGTAACCGCGCTCCCAGGTCACGTCTTTGATCTGACTCAGGGCCATCAGATCAGCATGGAACTTTTCAGCCAGGGCTGGCCATTGAGATGCAGAGCTGTGCTGCGTTGCAGGGGCAGAACCAAACTCGCGGTCCAGCGCATCGGCCAGATCAACACCGGACTCCACGGAATCGTGAAGGCGAGTGATCAGGGCAACGGCTTCGGCCACTGTGTCGGCGGCCCAGGCAAGGGGGAGAGTCTTGGAAACACCGTTGGCGCCGCCGGCACCGGAACGAACAGAAAGGCGAATGGAGCCGCGGGAATCCTTGACTGACCAACCCTTGGGACAGGCAGCACGAAGGCGGGCCACCCACTTGGGTGAATTGGATTGAGACATAGAACAGGGCCGGAACGGATCCGGTCGTGTCTCCGCCACTGACGCGGGCAGAGGTCGCGCGAAGCAACTATGCCTCAAAAAGTGGGCACAACGAAGCGTGGGTCATTAATTCTCATAAGAAACTCAGCCGGGGTCTGTTCCCGGCCCAGGTGGGCACAAAGTGGGCACACAGCCCGAACAGCTGGTTTTATGGTCTGGACCGCGATGCTGTGCATCCCCTTGGATCCTCGTCCAGGCCTGGAGTCTTGAGAAAGCCGATGACCTGACTTGAACAGGCGACCCACGCTTTACGAAAGCGTTGCTCTACCGGCTGAGCTACATCGGCAACCAATCCAATTTAACATTGGCCCTGGATCCCATTGGGTCGTTTGTCCGATAATCAGCGTTCAAAAGCAAGTCTGGATCCCGCCATGCGGGAGCGCTTGCTCAAGGAGTCACAGACCCCCTGGCGTGGGCTCAGACGGCTCGTCTGGTTCGCTCTCTTCGCGTCCGCCGGGCTTGGTTTGTTCACGATGCTCTTCCGTGCTTCTGCCGGCAACACCATCGATTTGACTGATTTCGCCATCCAGGGGAGTGCACTCCTGATTTTCTCCGGGTTGCTCTGGTTTGACCGGCAGAGAGGTGGCAGCGGCAATGGATGATTCTTCGGCGTCGTCCGCACTGATGTCTTCCGATTTACCGTCTTGTGCTTCTGCAACGACGGGCTCAAGAGGAGCTTCGGACTCGGCGTCATCAGACTCCTCAGCGGTCGCTGGGTTAATGACTGAATTTGCGTCCTCTGGGTCTTTGTTCCCAGAGCCGTCGTCAATTGAGCTGACGTCGTCAGTGCTGGCTTGAGCTTGATCAGTGCTGTCGTCCGTTCC
It contains:
- a CDS encoding AAA family ATPase, with protein sequence MGAFNILDHWDALEPDGGKNDPRGDHSFKCPACGAPNFKVNLNSKSDSYGRWGTFSCDCANTEAGKRKVRETLSPAVSQSKVSTKSVRPAQRRSWDYFTPVTLERNEPALTVHRTDDGQGKRKIWQESLINGYGPAEVKDKVLPYGLPEALQALQDGTPHIFWVEGEPCVDALRALGLFAITSIGGAGKFKPERDAGHIPADRLVLVPDRDKPGMAHMEQVAEAHPGCQWLFPFPNTAEWNGSMPSTGGLDIADWIQTGATVDHILKGIGDKPVAQPSGEAQGDIRDEFLRDAESLKKRLDRGLDQIDAIPDVATRSVALITLRSELDLGRTEFETLVRQLSEAKAPKAEESFDDLMAEDDEDLAPLVDDLFPSGLVLIAAEGFAGKSNTAYQIAEAVTNGSKFAGQFQCQKAPALIIQMDESKTDAKRKFKVLGLRPEKGALTIKWQFSPMMFPELRGWVIETGAKLLVLDSLMTIAGGQISPKDAEFGLLIYRLNQLAAELGLTIICLHHVVKGNIKRTEITKEDIFGTAYVYNGSSEAWGLWQAREGGNPEPVFNLRNLKSRSGLVDGRVTYQFEGNDEDKRLTYRGMAGQSITLNQIKSARDRVVAYLRGANGAALDPKTVNDRLQLGNADYARRLCRELFEKPSVPVGRKLGNPSGGRPAYLYFWAGSSPINTCTDTAENPSDTDTNQYK
- the xisR gene encoding excisionase family protein, whose amino-acid sequence is MSEDRTWVSTQEMAKALGLSPRTLSHYRLKHEFLIEGRHYRRKTPADQAPWQWHLQRTTAAWAAEVGA
- a CDS encoding DUF3493 domain-containing protein, with translation MRERLLKESQTPWRGLRRLVWFALFASAGLGLFTMLFRASAGNTIDLTDFAIQGSALLIFSGLLWFDRQRGGSGNG